Genomic window (Streptomyces cadmiisoli):
ACCACCTCACTAGTGCGCGGCAGCAGGGAGGGCGGGGCGGATGGACGCCAGCCGGGCCGCCACACGGCGCTCGGGTGTGGCGGCCCCGGCTGCTATCGCGTCAGGCATCGGTCAGGCCATGCCGGGGGCCGACTTCTTGCGGCGCACCGCGTACATACCGGTCGCCGCGACGGCCAGAACGGCGAGACCGCCCGCGGTCACCGCCGGCGCGTCGAGCGCACCGCCGCCGGTGTGCATGCCACCGCGGGGCTTGTCGCCGCCGCCGCCGCCCCAGGAGCCCTTCTCCTCGCCGCCGCCGCCCCAGGAGCCCTTCTCCTCGCCGCCCCCGCCCCAGGAGCCCTTCTCCTCACTGCCGCCGCCCCAGGAGCCCTTCTCCTCGCCGCCGTTCTTGTAGGAGGAGTCGTGCTTGTCCTCGGAGCCGCCCCAGGTGTCCTCGGCCGCCAGCGCCAGCGCACCGCCACCCGTGTGCATGCCACCGCGTGGCTCGCCGCCCTTGCTTCCGTTGTCGTGGTCCTTGCTGTAAGACGAATCATCGTGGTCCCAGTCACCGGCTGCCCACGCACCGGGTGCGCCGATGGTGAGGACGGCCGAGGCCGCCGCGGTGGCCAGGAGCATGCGTGCAGAGCGCATACGAGTGTCCTTTCGCCACGGCCTGGGCAGCTGGCGTGTCGTCAGCTGTGAAGACCCGGCCCTGACGTGATCAACCGTCAATCAGGCATCCGCCTCCCACCACTCAAGGCGGTCACCCGGGTGAACCCACCCGGGTGTACCGGCACCCCTCGACGCCCGGATTCCGCCCGTGCCTGCGCCCCCCGGTCGGCAAGAGGCCGAAGGGCACGCGCTGGTGACGTCACGCCAGAGGCGCGCACGCGCGCGACGTCGCGCCGGCGGCAGGGCCGCCGGCGCGACGTCGCGTGTGCTCATGCGTCGGTCGACGCGTCCACGGGTCAGCCCAGCGCGAGCACCGTGGTCAGGACCTGACGCAGTGTCGACTCGGCGTCCTCGACCGGACCCGGTGAGCGCCAGGCGACGAACCCGTCGGGGCGGACCAGCACGGCGCCGCCGTGGGCCGTGCCGTGGATGTCCCGCCAGTCCGAGCCGTCTTCGGGCGTCAGTTCGCAGCCGGGTCCCGTCCCCACCCGGTACGAGACGAGCGGGACGGTCATCTCCTCGGCGAGCCGGATGGCGGCGGTGTGCCAGCCGTCGTGGCCGTCGGCGTCGCTCAGCAGGACCAGGGACCGCTCGTAGAGGTCGAGGGTGGAGACCCGCTCGCCCTCGTGCCGGACCCACTGGTGGGGTGCCCTGGTGCCGGGCTCGCCCGCCAGCGTGAGGTCCTCCGGAACGACCGGGGTGGCCGGGTCGGTGCCGACCACGGCGCCCTGCGGGTAGCGGTAGCCGAGGGAGACATTGAGCAGCCCCCGCTTGGGGGCGGCGCCGGCACCGGGCGGCGGGGCGAAGCCGGGGTGGCTGTGCTCGGCGGACCGGTCGGCCGCGCGTGCGCTGGTCTCCTCCGCCACCGGACGGCGCTCGGCCTCGTAGCTGTCCAGCAGTCCGTCCCCGCCCCAGCCGCCGAGTACCGCGGCGAGCTTCCAGGCCAGGTTGTGCGCGTCCTGGATGCCCGTGTTGGAGCCGAAGGCTCCGGTGGGGGACATCTCGTGCACCGAGTCGCCCGCGAGCAGGATGCGGCCGGACCGGTAGCTGCGGGCGACACGCTGCGCGGCGTGCCAGGGCGCCTTGCCGGTGATCTCGACGTCGATGTCCATGTCCCCGACCGCGCGGCGGATGTGCTCGGCGCACCGCTCGTCCGTGAACTCCTCGGTGGTCTCGCCGTGTTCGGGGTGCCAGGGGGCGTGGAAGACCCAGTTCTCCCGGTTGTCCACAGGGAGCAGCGCGCCGTCGGCGTCCGGGTTGGTCAGGTAGCAGACGATGAAGCGGCGGTCGCCGACCACATCGGCGAGGCGGCGGGAGCGGAAGGTGATGCTGATGTTGTGGAAGAGCTCGCCGGGACCGCTCTGGCCGATCCCCAGCTGCTCGCGGACGGGGCTGCGGGGGCCGTCGGCGGCGACCAGGTAGTCGGCGCGGATGGTGGAGTGCTCGCCGGTGTCCCGGCTCTTGACCACGGCGGTGACACCGTCCCCGTCGGCCTCGAACGACATGAGTTCGGTGTGGTAGCGCAGATCACCACCGAGCTTCGCGGCATGCTGGAGCAGCACCGGCTCCAGGTCGTTCTGGCTGCACAGGCACCATGTCGTGGGACTGAACCGGGCCAGCCGGTTCCCCGGGTCGATCTCCTTGAACAGCCATTCGCCCGCGTCACCGACAAGGGTGGGTGTCTGAAGGATGCCGTGATTGTCGGCCAGCGTGGCCGCCGCCTCGTGGATCCCCGGTTCGACGCCGGCCACCCGGAACAGCTCCATCGTGCGGACGTTGTTGCCACGGCCGCGGGGGTGGATGGAGGTGCCGGAGTGGCGCTCCACCAGGGTGTGCCGCACTCCGAGCCGGCCCAGGAACAGCGAGG
Coding sequences:
- a CDS encoding FAD-dependent oxidoreductase; protein product: MNVRADQDDRTEEVPVLIVGGSLVGLSTSLFLGRLGVRHTLVERHSGTSIHPRGRGNNVRTMELFRVAGVEPGIHEAAATLADNHGILQTPTLVGDAGEWLFKEIDPGNRLARFSPTTWCLCSQNDLEPVLLQHAAKLGGDLRYHTELMSFEADGDGVTAVVKSRDTGEHSTIRADYLVAADGPRSPVREQLGIGQSGPGELFHNISITFRSRRLADVVGDRRFIVCYLTNPDADGALLPVDNRENWVFHAPWHPEHGETTEEFTDERCAEHIRRAVGDMDIDVEITGKAPWHAAQRVARSYRSGRILLAGDSVHEMSPTGAFGSNTGIQDAHNLAWKLAAVLGGWGGDGLLDSYEAERRPVAEETSARAADRSAEHSHPGFAPPPGAGAAPKRGLLNVSLGYRYPQGAVVGTDPATPVVPEDLTLAGEPGTRAPHQWVRHEGERVSTLDLYERSLVLLSDADGHDGWHTAAIRLAEEMTVPLVSYRVGTGPGCELTPEDGSDWRDIHGTAHGGAVLVRPDGFVAWRSPGPVEDAESTLRQVLTTVLALG